One Ranitomeya variabilis isolate aRanVar5 chromosome 5, aRanVar5.hap1, whole genome shotgun sequence DNA window includes the following coding sequences:
- the CSNK1A1 gene encoding casein kinase I isoform X2 encodes MASSSGSKAEFIVGGKYKLVRKIGSGSFGDIYLAINITNGEEVAVKLESQKARHPQLLYESKLYKILQGGVGIPHIRWYGQEKDYNVLVMDLLGPSLEDLFNFCSRRFTMKTVLMLADQMISRIEYVHTKNFIHRDIKPDNFLMGIGRHCNKCFESPVGKRKRSMTVSTSQDPSFSGLNQLFLIDFGLAKKYRDNRTRQHIPYREDKNLTGTARYASINAHLGIEQSRRDDMESLGYVLMYFNRTSLPWQGLKAATKKQKYEKISEKKMSTPVEVLCKGFPAEFAMYLNYCRGLRFEEAPDYMYLRQLFRILFRTLNHQYDYTFDWTMLKQKAAQQAASSSGQGQQAQTPTGKQTDKSKSNMKG; translated from the exons ATGGCGAGCAGCAGCGGCTCCAAAGCGGAGTTTATCGTCGGAGGGAAATACAAGCTGGTCCGGAAGATCGGCTCCGGCTCCTTCGGGGACATCTACCTGGCGATCAACATCACTAATGGCGAG GAGGTTGCTGTAAAGTTGGAGTCCCAGAAAGCTCGCCATCCTCAGCTGTTGTATGAGAGCAAGTTATATAAGATCTTACAAGGTGGCGTGGGGATACCACACATCAG GTGGTATGGACAGGAAAAGGACTACAATGTTCTAGTCATGGATTTGTTGGGGCCAAGTCTCGAAGATCTTTTCAATTTTTGTTCACGCAGGTTCACTATGAAAACTGTGCTAATGTTAGCAGACCAG ATGATCAGTAGAATTGAATATGTACACACAAAGAATTTTATACACAGAGACATCAAACCAGACAACTTCCTAATGGGCATCGGGCGTCATTGTAATAAG TGTTTCGAATCTCCAGTGGGGAAGAGGAAAAGAAGCATGACTGTTAGTACTTCTCAGGACCCATCTTTCTCAGGATTAAACCAG TTATTCCTTATAGACTTTGGTCTGGCCAAAAAGTACAGAGACAACAGAACAAGGCAGCACATACCTTACAGAGAAGACAAAAACTTGACTGGCACAGCCCGCTACGCCAGTATCAATGCCCACTTAGGAATTGAGCAAAG TCGTCGTGATGACATGGAATCTCTAGGATATGTGCTAATGTATTTCAACAGAACCAGCCTTCCTTGGCAAGGATTGAAG GCGGCAACCAAGAAACAAAAATACGAAAAGATTAGTGAAAAGAAGATGTCTACTCCTGTTGAGGTTTTGTGTAAG GGATTTCCTGCAGAGTTTGCTATGTATCTCAATTACTGTCGTGGATTGCGTTTTGAGGAGGCACCAGACTACATGTACCTGCGGCAACTCTTCCGAATTTTGTTCAG AACTTTGAATCACCAATATGACTACACATTTGACTGGACAATGTTGAAGCAGAAGGCAGCTCAGCAAGCAGCCTCCTCCAGTGGGCAGGGCCAGCAAGCCCAAACCCCCACAGGCAAGCAAACTGACAAATCCAAGAGTAACATGAAAGGTTAG
- the CSNK1A1 gene encoding casein kinase I isoform X5, with protein MASSSGSKAEFIVGGKYKLVRKIGSGSFGDIYLAINITNGEEVAVKLESQKARHPQLLYESKLYKILQGGVGIPHIRWYGQEKDYNVLVMDLLGPSLEDLFNFCSRRFTMKTVLMLADQMISRIEYVHTKNFIHRDIKPDNFLMGIGRHCNKLFLIDFGLAKKYRDNRTRQHIPYREDKNLTGTARYASINAHLGIEQSRRDDMESLGYVLMYFNRTSLPWQGLKAATKKQKYEKISEKKMSTPVEVLCKGFPAEFAMYLNYCRGLRFEEAPDYMYLRQLFRILFRTLNHQYDYTFDWTMLKQKAAQQAASSSGQGQQAQTPTGF; from the exons ATGGCGAGCAGCAGCGGCTCCAAAGCGGAGTTTATCGTCGGAGGGAAATACAAGCTGGTCCGGAAGATCGGCTCCGGCTCCTTCGGGGACATCTACCTGGCGATCAACATCACTAATGGCGAG GAGGTTGCTGTAAAGTTGGAGTCCCAGAAAGCTCGCCATCCTCAGCTGTTGTATGAGAGCAAGTTATATAAGATCTTACAAGGTGGCGTGGGGATACCACACATCAG GTGGTATGGACAGGAAAAGGACTACAATGTTCTAGTCATGGATTTGTTGGGGCCAAGTCTCGAAGATCTTTTCAATTTTTGTTCACGCAGGTTCACTATGAAAACTGTGCTAATGTTAGCAGACCAG ATGATCAGTAGAATTGAATATGTACACACAAAGAATTTTATACACAGAGACATCAAACCAGACAACTTCCTAATGGGCATCGGGCGTCATTGTAATAAG TTATTCCTTATAGACTTTGGTCTGGCCAAAAAGTACAGAGACAACAGAACAAGGCAGCACATACCTTACAGAGAAGACAAAAACTTGACTGGCACAGCCCGCTACGCCAGTATCAATGCCCACTTAGGAATTGAGCAAAG TCGTCGTGATGACATGGAATCTCTAGGATATGTGCTAATGTATTTCAACAGAACCAGCCTTCCTTGGCAAGGATTGAAG GCGGCAACCAAGAAACAAAAATACGAAAAGATTAGTGAAAAGAAGATGTCTACTCCTGTTGAGGTTTTGTGTAAG GGATTTCCTGCAGAGTTTGCTATGTATCTCAATTACTGTCGTGGATTGCGTTTTGAGGAGGCACCAGACTACATGTACCTGCGGCAACTCTTCCGAATTTTGTTCAG AACTTTGAATCACCAATATGACTACACATTTGACTGGACAATGTTGAAGCAGAAGGCAGCTCAGCAAGCAGCCTCCTCCAGTGGGCAGGGCCAGCAAGCCCAAACCCCCACAG
- the CSNK1A1 gene encoding casein kinase I isoform X1, with protein MASSSGSKAEFIVGGKYKLVRKIGSGSFGDIYLAINITNGEEVAVKLESQKARHPQLLYESKLYKILQGGVGIPHIRWYGQEKDYNVLVMDLLGPSLEDLFNFCSRRFTMKTVLMLADQMISRIEYVHTKNFIHRDIKPDNFLMGIGRHCNKCFESPVGKRKRSMTVSTSQDPSFSGLNQLFLIDFGLAKKYRDNRTRQHIPYREDKNLTGTARYASINAHLGIEQSRRDDMESLGYVLMYFNRTSLPWQGLKAATKKQKYEKISEKKMSTPVEVLCKGFPAEFAMYLNYCRGLRFEEAPDYMYLRQLFRILFRTLNHQYDYTFDWTMLKQKAAQQAASSSGQGQQAQTPTGKQTDKSKSNMKGF; from the exons ATGGCGAGCAGCAGCGGCTCCAAAGCGGAGTTTATCGTCGGAGGGAAATACAAGCTGGTCCGGAAGATCGGCTCCGGCTCCTTCGGGGACATCTACCTGGCGATCAACATCACTAATGGCGAG GAGGTTGCTGTAAAGTTGGAGTCCCAGAAAGCTCGCCATCCTCAGCTGTTGTATGAGAGCAAGTTATATAAGATCTTACAAGGTGGCGTGGGGATACCACACATCAG GTGGTATGGACAGGAAAAGGACTACAATGTTCTAGTCATGGATTTGTTGGGGCCAAGTCTCGAAGATCTTTTCAATTTTTGTTCACGCAGGTTCACTATGAAAACTGTGCTAATGTTAGCAGACCAG ATGATCAGTAGAATTGAATATGTACACACAAAGAATTTTATACACAGAGACATCAAACCAGACAACTTCCTAATGGGCATCGGGCGTCATTGTAATAAG TGTTTCGAATCTCCAGTGGGGAAGAGGAAAAGAAGCATGACTGTTAGTACTTCTCAGGACCCATCTTTCTCAGGATTAAACCAG TTATTCCTTATAGACTTTGGTCTGGCCAAAAAGTACAGAGACAACAGAACAAGGCAGCACATACCTTACAGAGAAGACAAAAACTTGACTGGCACAGCCCGCTACGCCAGTATCAATGCCCACTTAGGAATTGAGCAAAG TCGTCGTGATGACATGGAATCTCTAGGATATGTGCTAATGTATTTCAACAGAACCAGCCTTCCTTGGCAAGGATTGAAG GCGGCAACCAAGAAACAAAAATACGAAAAGATTAGTGAAAAGAAGATGTCTACTCCTGTTGAGGTTTTGTGTAAG GGATTTCCTGCAGAGTTTGCTATGTATCTCAATTACTGTCGTGGATTGCGTTTTGAGGAGGCACCAGACTACATGTACCTGCGGCAACTCTTCCGAATTTTGTTCAG AACTTTGAATCACCAATATGACTACACATTTGACTGGACAATGTTGAAGCAGAAGGCAGCTCAGCAAGCAGCCTCCTCCAGTGGGCAGGGCCAGCAAGCCCAAACCCCCACAGGCAAGCAAACTGACAAATCCAAGAGTAACATGAAAG
- the CSNK1A1 gene encoding casein kinase I isoform X4, which yields MASSSGSKAEFIVGGKYKLVRKIGSGSFGDIYLAINITNGEEVAVKLESQKARHPQLLYESKLYKILQGGVGIPHIRWYGQEKDYNVLVMDLLGPSLEDLFNFCSRRFTMKTVLMLADQMISRIEYVHTKNFIHRDIKPDNFLMGIGRHCNKLFLIDFGLAKKYRDNRTRQHIPYREDKNLTGTARYASINAHLGIEQSRRDDMESLGYVLMYFNRTSLPWQGLKAATKKQKYEKISEKKMSTPVEVLCKGFPAEFAMYLNYCRGLRFEEAPDYMYLRQLFRILFRTLNHQYDYTFDWTMLKQKAAQQAASSSGQGQQAQTPTGKQTDKSKSNMKGF from the exons ATGGCGAGCAGCAGCGGCTCCAAAGCGGAGTTTATCGTCGGAGGGAAATACAAGCTGGTCCGGAAGATCGGCTCCGGCTCCTTCGGGGACATCTACCTGGCGATCAACATCACTAATGGCGAG GAGGTTGCTGTAAAGTTGGAGTCCCAGAAAGCTCGCCATCCTCAGCTGTTGTATGAGAGCAAGTTATATAAGATCTTACAAGGTGGCGTGGGGATACCACACATCAG GTGGTATGGACAGGAAAAGGACTACAATGTTCTAGTCATGGATTTGTTGGGGCCAAGTCTCGAAGATCTTTTCAATTTTTGTTCACGCAGGTTCACTATGAAAACTGTGCTAATGTTAGCAGACCAG ATGATCAGTAGAATTGAATATGTACACACAAAGAATTTTATACACAGAGACATCAAACCAGACAACTTCCTAATGGGCATCGGGCGTCATTGTAATAAG TTATTCCTTATAGACTTTGGTCTGGCCAAAAAGTACAGAGACAACAGAACAAGGCAGCACATACCTTACAGAGAAGACAAAAACTTGACTGGCACAGCCCGCTACGCCAGTATCAATGCCCACTTAGGAATTGAGCAAAG TCGTCGTGATGACATGGAATCTCTAGGATATGTGCTAATGTATTTCAACAGAACCAGCCTTCCTTGGCAAGGATTGAAG GCGGCAACCAAGAAACAAAAATACGAAAAGATTAGTGAAAAGAAGATGTCTACTCCTGTTGAGGTTTTGTGTAAG GGATTTCCTGCAGAGTTTGCTATGTATCTCAATTACTGTCGTGGATTGCGTTTTGAGGAGGCACCAGACTACATGTACCTGCGGCAACTCTTCCGAATTTTGTTCAG AACTTTGAATCACCAATATGACTACACATTTGACTGGACAATGTTGAAGCAGAAGGCAGCTCAGCAAGCAGCCTCCTCCAGTGGGCAGGGCCAGCAAGCCCAAACCCCCACAGGCAAGCAAACTGACAAATCCAAGAGTAACATGAAAG
- the CSNK1A1 gene encoding casein kinase I isoform X3, giving the protein MASSSGSKAEFIVGGKYKLVRKIGSGSFGDIYLAINITNGEEVAVKLESQKARHPQLLYESKLYKILQGGVGIPHIRWYGQEKDYNVLVMDLLGPSLEDLFNFCSRRFTMKTVLMLADQMISRIEYVHTKNFIHRDIKPDNFLMGIGRHCNKCFESPVGKRKRSMTVSTSQDPSFSGLNQLFLIDFGLAKKYRDNRTRQHIPYREDKNLTGTARYASINAHLGIEQSRRDDMESLGYVLMYFNRTSLPWQGLKAATKKQKYEKISEKKMSTPVEVLCKGFPAEFAMYLNYCRGLRFEEAPDYMYLRQLFRILFRTLNHQYDYTFDWTMLKQKAAQQAASSSGQGQQAQTPTGF; this is encoded by the exons ATGGCGAGCAGCAGCGGCTCCAAAGCGGAGTTTATCGTCGGAGGGAAATACAAGCTGGTCCGGAAGATCGGCTCCGGCTCCTTCGGGGACATCTACCTGGCGATCAACATCACTAATGGCGAG GAGGTTGCTGTAAAGTTGGAGTCCCAGAAAGCTCGCCATCCTCAGCTGTTGTATGAGAGCAAGTTATATAAGATCTTACAAGGTGGCGTGGGGATACCACACATCAG GTGGTATGGACAGGAAAAGGACTACAATGTTCTAGTCATGGATTTGTTGGGGCCAAGTCTCGAAGATCTTTTCAATTTTTGTTCACGCAGGTTCACTATGAAAACTGTGCTAATGTTAGCAGACCAG ATGATCAGTAGAATTGAATATGTACACACAAAGAATTTTATACACAGAGACATCAAACCAGACAACTTCCTAATGGGCATCGGGCGTCATTGTAATAAG TGTTTCGAATCTCCAGTGGGGAAGAGGAAAAGAAGCATGACTGTTAGTACTTCTCAGGACCCATCTTTCTCAGGATTAAACCAG TTATTCCTTATAGACTTTGGTCTGGCCAAAAAGTACAGAGACAACAGAACAAGGCAGCACATACCTTACAGAGAAGACAAAAACTTGACTGGCACAGCCCGCTACGCCAGTATCAATGCCCACTTAGGAATTGAGCAAAG TCGTCGTGATGACATGGAATCTCTAGGATATGTGCTAATGTATTTCAACAGAACCAGCCTTCCTTGGCAAGGATTGAAG GCGGCAACCAAGAAACAAAAATACGAAAAGATTAGTGAAAAGAAGATGTCTACTCCTGTTGAGGTTTTGTGTAAG GGATTTCCTGCAGAGTTTGCTATGTATCTCAATTACTGTCGTGGATTGCGTTTTGAGGAGGCACCAGACTACATGTACCTGCGGCAACTCTTCCGAATTTTGTTCAG AACTTTGAATCACCAATATGACTACACATTTGACTGGACAATGTTGAAGCAGAAGGCAGCTCAGCAAGCAGCCTCCTCCAGTGGGCAGGGCCAGCAAGCCCAAACCCCCACAG